One window from the genome of Marinobacter sp. LV10R510-11A encodes:
- the tssK gene encoding type VI secretion system baseplate subunit TssK, which produces MAVTNRVVWSDGLFIKPQHFQQQQRYLEHQINERSLAVSDYLYGFSDLELNAEYLSFGRIGLVRASGLFPDGTRFNLPQDDVMPEPLEIADASVANQVVYLALPLGNDSLAEVEWPDAPAAGRFRAQSEEIRDLHSIDGDSHTIDVARVVPRLMLERDDRSAYAALALGRILEKRPDGSLVMDPNFMPTMLSVRSAPKLQRFVGEMAGLMRERARNIAERVGAPGQGGVADVADFMLLQMLNRAHPRFMHLARLRQLHPERLYEALLELCGELVTFTDEGRLPREYTAYDHDLPEDCFTPLMQVLRQSLSTVLEPRALAIQLQERQYGLTVAPVQDGQLIQGAEFILAVKADMPLDDLRKQFTQQCKVASVEKIRDLISLQLPGIPLSALPVAPRQLPYHAGFVYFRLDDQSQAWQMLDNASGFAFHVAGSFPGLEMQFWAIRS; this is translated from the coding sequence ATGGCAGTTACAAATCGAGTCGTTTGGAGTGATGGTTTGTTTATCAAACCCCAGCACTTCCAGCAGCAGCAGCGGTATCTTGAACACCAGATTAATGAACGATCCCTGGCGGTTTCCGACTACCTGTATGGCTTCAGCGATCTGGAACTGAATGCGGAGTATCTAAGTTTTGGGCGTATTGGGCTAGTGCGGGCCAGTGGTTTGTTTCCGGACGGCACCCGTTTCAATCTGCCCCAAGACGATGTTATGCCAGAGCCCCTGGAAATCGCCGATGCGTCGGTGGCCAATCAGGTTGTGTATCTTGCTCTGCCCCTAGGCAACGATAGTTTGGCAGAGGTGGAGTGGCCAGATGCGCCGGCGGCGGGAAGGTTCCGGGCCCAGAGCGAGGAAATCCGCGATCTGCACTCCATTGACGGCGATTCCCACACCATCGACGTGGCCCGTGTAGTGCCGCGCCTAATGCTGGAGCGGGATGACCGGAGCGCCTATGCAGCACTGGCTCTTGGCCGGATTCTGGAGAAACGCCCAGATGGCAGTTTGGTGATGGACCCCAATTTTATGCCCACCATGCTAAGCGTCCGCTCAGCTCCCAAGCTGCAGCGCTTCGTTGGCGAGATGGCAGGTCTGATGCGCGAACGTGCGCGCAATATAGCGGAACGTGTTGGAGCACCAGGGCAGGGTGGTGTCGCAGATGTGGCGGATTTTATGCTGCTGCAGATGCTCAACCGCGCGCATCCAAGGTTTATGCACTTGGCTCGCCTTCGCCAACTGCACCCGGAGCGCTTGTATGAAGCCCTGCTTGAACTCTGTGGCGAGCTGGTGACCTTCACCGACGAAGGCCGGCTGCCCCGGGAATACACTGCCTACGATCACGACCTGCCCGAGGACTGTTTTACACCCTTGATGCAGGTATTACGGCAATCCCTCAGCACGGTGCTGGAACCTCGGGCTTTGGCGATTCAGCTGCAGGAGCGCCAGTACGGGCTGACTGTGGCGCCGGTTCAGGATGGCCAGCTAATTCAGGGTGCTGAGTTTATTCTGGCGGTTAAAGCCGACATGCCGTTGGACGATCTGCGCAAGCAGTTCACCCAGCAGTGCAAAGTGGCCTCTGTGGAAAAAATCCGCGACCTCATCAGTTTGCAACTTCCAGGTATTCCGCTGTCGGCTTTGCCGGTGGCCCCGCGTCAGTTGCCGTATCACGCCGGGTTTGTGTACTTCCGGCTGGACGATCAAAGCCAGGCTTGGCAAATGCTCGACAATGCCAGCGGTTTTGCCTTCCACGTAGCGGGCAGTTTCCCAGGGCTGGAAATGCAGTTCTGGGCAATCAGGAGCTAA
- the tssJ gene encoding type VI secretion system lipoprotein TssJ → MKTCKCALLTTVLAMVFVLAGCSTPYNAVTKTAKVLWDPDIPVGYAEDLPSRVDLTMVAEPGVNPNESLAPTPIAFQIIELRDNSLLMAGDFDQLLTNLKASLGRNYIDHSDYTLVPNQFKFVEPFEISKDTRFIGVIAFYAYPNLSQWKKVVKVDPVGGRYHLLVNLRDREVQLKRSEET, encoded by the coding sequence GTGAAAACCTGCAAATGTGCCTTGCTGACGACGGTGCTGGCGATGGTATTTGTGCTCGCGGGATGCAGCACGCCCTATAACGCCGTAACCAAAACCGCCAAAGTGCTCTGGGATCCGGATATTCCCGTGGGCTATGCCGAAGATCTTCCCAGCCGGGTGGATCTGACCATGGTTGCTGAGCCAGGCGTTAACCCAAATGAGTCTCTGGCACCCACACCCATTGCTTTTCAGATTATTGAACTGCGTGACAACTCATTGTTAATGGCAGGTGATTTCGACCAGTTGCTGACCAACCTGAAGGCTTCACTGGGCCGTAATTACATCGATCACAGTGATTACACCCTCGTGCCTAACCAGTTCAAGTTTGTGGAGCCGTTTGAGATCAGCAAAGACACTCGGTTTATCGGCGTGATTGCGTTCTACGCTTACCCGAACCTGTCCCAGTGGAAGAAGGTGGTCAAAGTGGATCCTGTTGGGGGCCGCTACCATTTGCTGGTGAATCTGCGGGATAGGGAAGTACAACTCAAACGGTCGGAAGAAACCTGA